ACGGAAATCAGGGTTTCCAGCACCGTCCAGGTTTTGAAGGTTTGGGCGACGGTCATATTGAAGTATTCCTTCACCAGCCAGAAGCCGCCGTCGTTCACGTGGGAAAAAATCACCGAGCCCGCGCCCGTGGCCAGCACCAATAATTCCGGGTGTGGATAACCCAGGCCAATCGCCACGGGCGCCACAACCCCCGAGGCGGTGGTCATGGCCACGGTGGCCGAGCCGGTGGCGATGCGCATCAGCGCGGCAAACACCCAGCCCATAAACAGCGGCGACAACTGAAACTCCTGGGCCAGGCCGACAATTTCGGTGGTCACCCCCGAGTCGATCAGGATCCGGTTCAAACCGCCGCCCGCGCCCACCAGCAGCGTGATACTGGCCGTCGGCGCAAGGCACTCGTTGGTGAACTTGAGGATCGACTCGCGGTTAAAGCCCTGGGCCAGGCCCAAGGTCCAGAAGCTGACCACGGTGGCGATCAGCAGCGCCATCACCGAATTACCGATGAACTGCAAAAACTGGTTGAAGCCGCTGCCCGGGGTGGAAATCAGGTCAGCCCAGCCGCCGATCAGCATCAGCACCACCGGCAGCAGGATCGTGCCCAGGGTGATGCTGCAACTCGGCAGGCGTGCCCGCGGTTCGCGGTTGATAAATTGCTTTTCCAGCGGATTATCCGCGGGCAACTGAATGCGCGGCACGATGAATTTAGCGAACAGCGGCCCGGCGATGATCGCCGTGGGGATGCCGATCAGAATCGCGTACATCAGGGTTTGCCCCACCGACGCCTGATACGCCTGCACCGCCAGCATCGCGGCCGGGTGCGGCGGCACCAGGGCGTGCACCACGGACAAACCGGCCACCATCGGCAAACCGACCATCAGCACCGACACCCCGACCCGGCGCGCAACGGTGAAGGCAATTGGCACCAGCAATACAAAACCGACTTCAAAAAACAGCGGCAAGCCCACCAGGAACGCAATGCAGACCATGGCCCAGTGCGCGTTGCGTTCACCGAAGCGGTCAATCAAGGTGCGCGCCACCTGCTCGGCGCCCCCCGACTCGGCCATCATCTTGCCGAGCATGGTGCCCAGCGCGACCACCAGCGCAATATGCCCCAGAGTTTTGCCGACACCGCCTTCGTAAGCCCCCATCACACTGCCCGCAGGCATGCCCGCCATCAGGCCCAGCCCGATGGAAACCAGGGTGATGACGATAAACGGGTTGATCTTGTAGCGCGCAATCAGAACGATCAGCGCAATGATGGCAATGGCGGCATAAAGCAGCAGCCCGTAGCCCGATGATGGCGTCATACGAGGTTCCCCCGGCAATATTTTTTGAGTTCTTGTGAAACTCAAAAAGCATTACCGAAGGTTAATTTCAATGTTTATGAAAATTACTTTCGTGAACCGATACGTCGTGTCGCATCCAGGCATGAGCGACAGGCTGAAATGAAAATCCGGGGGGCGTATTTTCACTCATGGTGGACGCGAGCGCGCTTGAGCAGTTTTTTGCTGCGCTCGGACAGGTGCAACACCCGCAGATGCTTGCCCGCCTTGCGATAGCGCTCGCGCAGGGTGACCAGTGCCGCGATGGCCGAGTAATCCATGAAGTTCAGGTGGCGGCAATCCAGCGTCACCTGAGCCGGATCGTTGGCCGGGTCGAACTGCTTGAGAAACGCCGTAGTGGACGCAAAAAACAACGTGCCATGCACCCGGTAAAGCTTGCTGCCATCACTCTGCACATCCGCGTCGGCATACAGTTGGCGCGCCTGCTGCCAGGCAAAGTTGAGCGCTGCAATAATCACCCCGCACATCACCGCCACGTATGCGTGTTAAACGGATCAGCACACCAGACTGAAGCCTGTGTGGAGCATGGCCTTTTCAGAAAAACCCACGCGCTGAAAATACTCGAAACTTTTTCGGGTACTTAGCAGGTATATGCACCTACACCTAAGCAGGCTATTTCCTATAACACAATGTACATCCGACCATAACCACATACCTGATATTAAATTTAATATTCCCGGGCCTACATTCATTAAACAATAGGACCCTGAACAATGTTCAACAAACCAAAACTCGCGATTAAAACTGGTCTTGCGATCGCAACGTTAATGGCGGCCTCTTCGTCGTTCGCTGAAGTGTCTAAAAACTTCACCGCCAGTTGCTCCGCAAGCAACTTCACCGGCACTGCTTACCTGACCGCAGTCCGGGGTAACGGTCAAATATTTGTCCGCATGACCGGCTACAAAATCTCCGCGCCTTCAAGCTCGAAGTCACGTTCCAAAGCCAATGCAAACCTTCAAGTATGGGGCTCAACGGGCCTGACCTGGACTAAATGGGCCAAGTCAGGTGACAATCTTAAACAGGACGGATCCGTACACTCTGTGTACCTGAGTGAACAAGTTAGAGAAACTCGCCTCGGGGCAGCACAAGTGCAATTTATTTTTGACTCGTCAGGCAATGACCCAAAGTGCATCGGCAAAGTAATGATCCCTGGATTCTAATACGCCACACTTAAAAGTCCGCAGACGTAACATGCGGACTTTTTCAATGTACAAACACATAGCACCATTACAGTTAATGGATCACTACCCCATCCAACTCATCGCATTGTACGCGGACGCTTGAGCCACTTACTCTCACCCCTTCGATAACAAGTCTCCCTGTTACTCGTGATGCACGCGAGCGCGCTTGAGCAGTTTTTTGCTGCGCTCAGACAGGTGCAACACCCGCAGATGCTTGCCCGCCTTGCGATAGCGCTCGCGCAGGGTGTCCAGTGCCGCGATGGCCGAGTAATCCATGAAGTTCAGGTGGCGGCAATCCAGCGTCACCTGAGCCGGATCGTTGGCCGGGTCGAACTGCTTGAGAAACGCCGTAGTGGAGGCAAAAAACAACGTGCCATGCACCCGGTAAAGCTTGCTGCCATCACTCTGCACATCCGCGTCGGCATACAGTTGGCGCGCCTGCTGCCAGGCAAAGTTGAGCGCTGCAATAATCACCCCGCACATCACCGCCACGGCCAGGTCGGTAAACACGGTAATCACCGTCACCGCGATGATCACCAGCACATCGTTCAACGGCACCTTGTTCAGCACCCGCAAAGAGGCCCAGGCGAAGGTCTGCTGCGAGACCACAAACATCACGCCCACCAGCGCCGCCAACGGGATGCGCTCGATAAACGGTGACAGAAACAGCACGAACAGCAAAATCATCACCCCTGCCGTGATGCCGGACAGGCGACCCCGCCCACCGGAGCTGAGGTTAACCACGGTTTGCCCGATCATCGCGCAACCGCCCATGCCGCCGAACACCCCCGACACCATGTTTGCGGCGCCCAGTGCCACGCACTCGCGGTCCGGGTAGCCACGGCTTTCAGTGATCTCATCCGTCAGGTTCAGCGTCAGCAGGGTCTCCAGCAGACCGACCACCGCCATTACGATCGCGTAGGGCGCGATGATGTACAGGGTTTCCAGGTTCCACGGAATCTGCGGCAGGCTAAACGCCGGCAAACCGCCGGCAATGTGCGCCATGTCGCCCAGGGTGCGGGTCGGCAAACCCAGCAGGTAAACCGCCAGGCCTACGCCCAGAATCGCCACCAGGGCAGGCGGCGCGGCGCGGGTCAGGCGCGGCAACAGATAGACGATGGCCATGGTCAGCGCCACCAGCCCGATCATCAAGTACAGCGCCATGCCACTGAGCCAAGTGTCCCCGTCCTTGAAATGGTCCAGTTGCGCCATGGCAATAACGATCGCCAGGCCGTTGACGAAACCGAGCATCACCGGATGCGGCACCATGCGCACAAGCTTGCCGAGCTTGAGCAGGCCGAACGCCAGCATGATCACCCCGCCCAGCAGCACGGTCGCCAGCAGGTACTGCACACCGTGTTGCACCACCAGCGCGACGATCACCACAGCCATGGACCCGGCTGCACCGGACACCATGCCCGGCCGCCCGCCGAACAGCGCGGTGATAGTGCAAATGATAAACGCGCCGTACAGGCCCATCAGCGGGTTGAGATGGGCGACCAGCGCGAACGCGATGCACTCGGGTAAAAGAGCGAACGACGTCGTAAGTCCGGCCAGCACATCAGTGCGCAGACGTTTGAGTTTCATGGTTTACCTAAAAGTCGGGACGGGAAAAGCGGAGGGGAAATCGAGAAAGGGATGGTAGCAAATCAGGTGCGCCGGGGATAACTGTAGCCGCTGCCGCAGGCTGCGATAAGGACCGAAGGGCCTTCAGGGCTGCTTCGCACCCCATCGCAGCCTTCGGCAGCGGCTACAGAGTTTGGGGGTTACTTCACAACCATGCCCACACCACGGCCACGCGGGTCGGAGGCGGTTTCAAGCTGGGTGCCGTTCACGCGGATTGCCTGGATATCGCCCATGTTCCAGCCCTGATCTTCCAGGGTGTAGCCCATCGCCTTGAGCTCGTCGGCCACCTTGCCGGTGAGCGGCGCGTAGGCGTCGAAGTAGATCGTGTCTTTAGGCAGCAACTGGTGATGCACACGCTGTGCAGCCACGGCTTTTTCCAGCGGCAGGTTGTAGTCGTAGATGTTGTTCAGCACCTGGAAAATCGAGGTGAAAATCCGCGAACCACCCGGAGTACCCAGCACCAGCGTGACCTGACCATCGCGGGTCACCAGGCTTGGGCTCATGGACGACAGCATGCGTTTGCCCGGCTCGATGGCGTTGGCATTGCCGCCCACCACACCAAAGGCGTTGGCCACGCCCGGCTTGGAGCTGAAGTCATCCATTTCGTCGTTCAGCAAGAAGCCTGCGCCTTTAACCACAACGCCGCTGCCGTAATCCCAGTTCAGGGTGTAGGTGTTGCTGACGGCGTTGCCCTGTTTGTCGACGATGGAGAAGTGCGTGGTCTGATGCGGCTCCAGGCCCGGTTTGATGTTGGCCGTCGGCGAAATCGCTTTCGGGTTGACCTCTTTCGCACGCTTGGCGATGTAGGCCGGGTCGGTCAGTTCTGCCACGGGCATTTTGCCGAAGGCCGGGTCGCCGAGGTAATCGGCACGGTCAGCGAATACGCGCTTTTCAATTTCAGCCAGCAAGTGGATATAGGGTGCGGAGTTCAGCTCAACGCCCTTGAAGTCTGCCGCACGGTCTTCCTTGATACCGATCAACTGCGCCAGCGCGATCCCGCCCGAGCTTGGCAGCGGCGCGGTGTACAGGGTATTGCCACGGAAATCGACACGCATCGGTTCACGCCAGTTGACCTTGTACTCGTTGAGGTCTTCTTTGGTGATCAGGCCTTTGTCCTGCTGCATTTGTGCAACCAGCAGGTCGGCAGTCTGACCGTGGTAGAACTCTTTGGCGCCTTGGTCGGCGATGCGCTCCAGGGTCTTGGCCAGCTCCGGCTGCTTGAAGGTTTCACCGGGTTTCATGGTGCCAAAATAGTCGCTGAAGTTGGTGGTGCCGTTAAACAGCGCCAGAGCATCTTCGCGATATTGGTATTGCTGGTCGGCCACCTTGAAACCGTTTTTGGCGTAACCCACGGCCGGGGTCAGCAGCTCGGCCCACGGCAATTTGCCAAAGCGCTGGTGCGCTTCCCATAAGCCCATCACCGTACCGGGCACGCCTGCGGCGCGAGTGCCCACCAGGCTCAGGTTTTCGATGATTTCGCCTTTGTCATTGAGGTACATATCGCGGGTAGCGGCTTTGGGCGCCGTTTCGCGGTAATCCAGGAAGTAGGGTTTGCCGTCGATGTACATCGTCATGAAACCGCCGCCGCCGATGTTGCCGGCTTCGGGGTAAGTCACGGCCAGGGTAAAGGCGGTCGCAACTGCGGCGTCGACGGCGTTGCCGCCTTTTTTAAGAATTTGTGCCGCGACTTCGGCACCGTATTGATCCGGGGCGGCAACGGCGCCGCCGTCCAGCGTGACGGCAAAAGCTGAAGAGCTGGCCGCGATGGCAGCCGTCAAGGCCAGGGTTTTGAACCATACAACACGCATTGCAACTTCCTTTTGTTTTTGTAGGACGATGCCAAACCTTGTCTGATTTCAGAACCGTTTTCAAACAACAAAAGTAAAAGTGCGAAGGAGTATGCAAAGTGCGGGAGCCCGCTCCCACAAGGTTTATCCCCTGAAGTCGCAAATCGCGTAGCGGGCGAGCTTGTCCTGAATAAAGTCCAGAAAGCACTGAATGCGCAGCGCCAGCTGTGAGTTGCGGTAGTACACGGCGTTGATCGGCTGGCGATAGCCGCTGTTGAATTCGCCCAGCACCACCTGCAGGCGCCCGGCATTGATGTCTTCAACAGTCATGAAGTGTGACAGGCAGGCGATGCCCTGCCCTTGCAGCGCCAGATGGCGCACGGTTTCGCCGCTCGATGCGCTGATGGCCGGCTGGATGGGCCAGCGGTCGCCCTGTGCATAACGCAGCGGCCACTGGTTGAGGCCATCGTTCTGGGTAAAGCCGATCAGGGTGTGGTTGGCCAGGTCGGCAACGCTGATGGGGGCGCCATGCCGGGCGATGTAGTCGGGGCTGGCGAGGATGTTCAGCGGGCTGCAACCCAGGGAGCGGGCGTGCAAGGTGGAATCGGCCAGTGTGCCGATGCGGATCGCGATGTCGGTGCTCTGCTCCAGCAAGTCGATGATCAGGTCGTTGCTGTTGAGTTCCAGCTGGATCTCGGGGTACAGCGCCCGGAACTCGGGGAGGTACGGCACGATGGCATGCAGCATGAAGGGCGAGGCGGCATTGATGCGCAGGCGCCCGGACGGGGTGCGCTGGTGTGAGATCAGGCGTTCTTCAAGCTCGTCCATTTGTTCAAGGATCAGCTTGGCCCGCTCGAAGAAAAACTTGCCCTCTTCGGTCAGGTCCATGCGCCGCGTGGTGCGGTTGATCAAGGTGGTTTCGAGTTTGGCCTCCAGCCGTGACAGCGTGCGGCTGACGGCTGACGGCGTGAGCCCGGCTTGTTCGGCGGCGGCGGAAATCGAGCCGCACTCAATCACCGAAACAAAAATTTGCAGCTCATCGGATCTGGCTTTCACAGGTGTCCCTCATTGGTTGTGACCTCGCTTAGCCTCGTCAGCGGCTAAAGAGAGACTAACGTGGGAGCGAGCCTGCTCGCGAAGATTATTCGCGAGCAGGCTCGCTCCCACAGGGGCCCAGACCGATACCCGAATCGCTACAGGGCTCAGGCGTTGAGGCCGAACACTTCAGTCAAATGCTGCTCATAACGGCCGGCGTCGACTTCGGGTTGCGGGCGCTTCATCACGTCAACACACAGGAAGGTCGGCAAGCCGGTCATGCCCAGGAACTCGTTGGCCTTGTGGAACGGGAAGTACACCGCGTCCACGCCTTTGCCTTCAAAGAAGTCGGCCGGGTCGTCAAACGCTTGCTGCGGCGCGTTCCAGGTCAGCGACAACATGTACTGCTTGCCCTGGATCAAACCACCGCTGCCGTAACGCTGCGAAGCATCGGAGCGGGTGCGGCCGTCGCTGGCGTACAGCTTGCCGTGGCCTTCGGTGAAGACTTCGTCGATGTATTTTTTAACGATCCACGGCGCGCCCATCCACCAGCCCGGCATTTGATAAATGATGACGTCTGCCCACAGGTATTTTTCGACTTCTTCGGCGATGTCGTAGCCTTCGTCGATGTGGGTCACTTTGACTTCAAAGCCCTGACGGTCAAAGAACGCCAGTGCGGTGTCGTGCATGGTCAGGTTGTAGCGACCATCGGAGTGGGCAAATTTTTTCGCGCCGTTAAGCAAAAGTACTTTTTTCATCATCAGCCTCCAGGGGGGGTAAACCCTCAGCGCTGTTGAGCGGCATGGGGGGGTTCAAAAACATGCCGGCAGAATATCGATCTGCCTGTGTAAGAAAAACCCGTGATGAGTCAAATGACCTTTGCTTCAAAAGCACGAATAGAGTTTTGATTGTTGCCTGTGGTTATCCCCTGTATGCCTGCGTTTTTTGCGGGAGTAAGATCCCGGTCTGCTGACACCCGCTGCCACAGCGCGGGTGATTCCGATCAACACTGAAAACAACAACGAACAGGGCACCCGATGGCTGACGACAACTCTCCCCCGGTCACACTCAAACGCGGTTTGAAGAATCGCCATATCCAGCTGATCGCCTTGGGCGGCGCCATCGGTACGGGCCTGTTCCTGGGCTCGGCGGGCGTGCTCAAGTCGGCCGGGCCGTCAATGATTCTGGGCTATGCGATTGCCGGCTTTATCGCGTTCCTGATCATGCGCCAGCTGGGCGAGATGATTGTCGAAGAGCCGGTAGCTGGCTCTTTCAGCCACTTCGCCCACAAGTACTGGGGCGGCTATGCGGGCTTCCTGTCGGGCTGGAACTATTGGGTGCTGTACGTGCTGGTGGGCATGGCCGAGCTGACGGCGGTGGGCAAGTACATCCAGTTCTGGTGGCCCGAGGTGCCGACCTGGGTCAGTGCAGTGGTGTTCTTTGTGCTGGTGAACCTGATCAACACGCTGAACGTGAAGGTCTTCGGCGAGATGGAGTTCTGGTTCGCCATCATCAAGGTGGTGGCGATTGTCGGCATGATCGTGCTCGGCTGCTACCTGCTGATCAGCGGCACCGGCGGCTCGCAAGCGTCGTTCAGTAACCTGTGGAGCCACGGCGGGTTCTTCCCCAACGGCGGCACCGGGCTGCTGATGGCCATGGCCTTTATCATGTTTTCCTTCGGTGGCCTGGAGCTGGTGGGCATCACTGCCGCCGAGGCAAGCGAACCGAAAAAGGTGATCCCCAAGGCCATCAACCAGGTGGTGTACCGGATTCTGATTTTCTATGTAGGCGCACTGACCGTCCTGCTGGCGCTGTACCCGTGGGATCAGTTGCTGGTCACCTTGGGCGCCGGTGGCGATGCCTACGGCAGCAGCCCGTTTGTGCAGATCTTTGCCTTGATCGGCAGCGATACCGCCGCGCAAATCCTCAACTTTGTGGTGCTGACCGCCGCGCTGTCGGTCTACAACAGCGGCGTGTACTGCAACAGCCGCATGCTCTTTGGCCTGGCAGAACAGGGTGATGCGCCCAAAGCGCTGATGAAGCTGACCAAAAATGGCGTGCCATTGCGCGCACTGGGCGTGTCGGCGCTGGTGACGTTGCTGTGTGTGGTAGTCAACTATGTGGCACCGCACAAGGCACTGGAGCTGCTGTTTGCGCTGGTGGTTGCTTCGCTGATGATCAACTGGGCGCTGATCAGCCTCACCCATATCAAGTTCCGCAAGGCCATGGCGGTACAAGGCGTAACGCCTTCGTTCAAGGCGTTCTGGTTCCCGTTCAGCAACGTGCTGTGCCTGGTGTTTATGGCCGTGATCGTCTCGGTGATCTGGATGATCCCCGATGTCCGCGCCTCGGTGTATGCGATCCCGGTGTGGTTGCTGATCATCTACGGGTTCTACCGTTTACGCCTGAGCAAAGGCCAGGCGCTGGCGAACACCCGCTAAGCAGGGGGTGAACTCAACTGTGGGAGCAGCCTGCTTGCGAAGACCGTTCGCGAGCAGGCTCGCTCCCACTGAAGAGTTGCGCATTCGGGTCACTGGGTGTCGGAATCAGGCATCTGTCAGTGCGCCACCACGGTTAGGGTGGGGTTCGATAACCCATCACCGGAGGTCTTATGTCTGCGCCAATCACCGTGCTTCGCGACACCCATCCCCTGCCAGTGCTCGATGCCTGCAAGTGGGAAAAACTTGAAGGCGACCCGCATACCGTCAACCTCAACGCTTACACCAGCGAAGACGGCAGCAAAATCATGGGCACGTGGATTTGCACGCCCGGCAAGTGGTACGTGGAGTATGTGAAGTGGGAGTACTGCGACTTCCGCGAGGGGTATTGCATCATCACCCCTGAGGGCAAAGAACCGATCCATCTGAGGGCCGGGGATATCTTTATCGTGGAACCAGGCATGAAAGGCACGTGGGAAGTGGTGGAAACCGTGCGCAAGTATTTCGTTTTTGCCTGATTGAGACCACGCAAAAAACCGGGAATCCGCCCGACGCGGATTCCCGGAAAAGCCCTATTCGGGCTTGCGATAGCTATTGATGATGGCCGAAAAGTCTTTGCCGCCTTCGCCGCGCAAACTCATCGCCTGATACAACTGTTGTGCCACGGCGCCCATCACTACAGGTTGATGGGCCTGGCGTGCAGCCTCGGTGGCCAACCCCAGATCCTTGAGCATCAACTCGGCGCCAAAGCCGCCGGTATAGCCGCGCGATGCGGGGGCCGTAGCAACAATGCCCGGCCACGGGTTGTACACCTCGGAACTCCAGCAGCGTCCGGTGGAGCTGTTGATCACCCCGGCCAGCACTTCGCTGTCGATGCCCAGTGCAGCGCCCAGGGCCATGGCCTCACTGACGCCGACCATGGAGATCCCGAGCAGCAGGTTGTTGCAGATTTTAGCGACTTGCCCCGTGCCCACATCCCCACAATGGACGATGTTGCGCCCCATTTGAGCGAGTACCGGGTGCAGGGTGTCGAACAGTGCCTGATTGGCGCCGACCATGAAGGTCAGGGTGCCGGCCTGTGCTCCACCCGTGCCACCGGACACCGGCGCATCAGCCATGTGCACGCCTTGTTTGGCGGCTGCGGCGGCCACATCACGGGCGGTCTGCGGGTCGATAGTGCTGCAATCCACCGCTGGCACGCCTTCGCCGATCCCCGCCAGCACGCCGTCTTCACCCAGCCACACGCTGCGCACATGGGCGGCAGCCGGGAGCATGGTGATCACCAGCTCGGCGCCTTTGGCGGCTTCGCGGGGCGAAGCACTGATATGGCCACCCAGGGCTGCCAGCTCGGCCAGGATGTCTTTGTTCAGGTCAAACAGGTTCAGCGAATGCCCGGCCTTGATCAGGTTGCGCGCCATCGGCGCGCCCATGTTGCCCAGGCCAATAAATGCGATGTTCATGGTGTGTGCCCTCAACGAAGATGGATGGTGGTATTAACGCCATCATTCACGCTTTCATCATCGAACCAGCGACTGGTGACGGTCTTGGTTTGAGTATAGAACTGCACCACTTGCTTGCCGTACGGACCAAGATCGCCGAGTTTCGAGCCACGGGAGCCGGTAAAGCTGAAGAATGGAACCGGCACAGGAATCGGAATGTTGATACCGACCTGACCCACATCGATTTCAGTCTGGAACTTGCGCGCCGCAGCGCCACTTTGGGTAAACAGGCCGGTGCCGTTGCCGAACGGGTTGGCGTTGACCAGCGCGATGGCCTGGTCGAGGGTGTCGACTTCAATCACCACCAGCACCGGGCCGAAGATTTCCTGGGTGTAGATTTGCATGTCGGTGGTAACGCCCGAAAACAGGGTCGGGCCGATAAAGTTGCCTTGCTCAAACCCTGGAACCTTGACGTTACGGCCGTCCAGCTCAAGCACCGCGCCTTCTTTGATCCCGCTTTCAATCAGCCCCAGCACGCGCTCTTTCGCACGCTTGGAGATCACCGGGCCCACGTCGGTGCCCGCCTCACTGCCGGCATTGACCTTGAGTTGTTGCGCCAGCGCCTTGAGGTCCGGCAGCCACTGCTTGGCCGCGCCCACCAGCACCACCACCGAGGTGGCCATGCAGCGTTGCCCGGCAGCGCCAAAACCTGCGCCCACCAGTGCATTGAGGGTTTGTTGACGGTTGGCGTCAGGCAGCACCACCGCGTGGTTTTTAGCGCCCATCATCGATTGCACGCGCTTGCCGTGGCGGCCCGCCAGGTCATAGACGTGGGTGCCGACAGCGGTTGAGCCCACAAACGAAACAGCCTTGATATCCGTGTGAGTGCAGAGTGCGTCCACGACGTCTTTGCCGCCGTGCACTACGTTCAGCACGCCTGGCGGAACCCCGGCCTCCATCGCCAGTTCGACCAGCATCAGGGTCGACAGCGGGTCTTGCTCGGAAGGCTTGAGCACGAAGGTGTTACCGCAGGCGATGGCCATCGGGAACATCCACAGCGGAATCATGGCCGGGAAGTTGAAAGGCGTGATCCCTGCGCAGACACCAATCGGTTGGCGCAAGGTATAGGTATCCACCCCGCCGGCTACGTTTTCAGCGAATTCACCCATCTGCAACGTGCCGATGGAGCACGCGTGTTCGACCACTTCCAGGCCACGGAAAATATCGCCTTCGGCGTCGGCAATGGTTTTGCCTTGTTCAGCACTCAGGACGACGGCGATGCGCTTGGAGTGTTCACGAATCAGCGCTTGCAGCTTGAGCATGATG
This genomic stretch from Pseudomonas deceptionensis harbors:
- a CDS encoding CoA-acylating methylmalonate-semialdehyde dehydrogenase gives rise to the protein MSVSNTPYQNARLLIDGEWVESQTTEWHDIVNPATQQVLAKVPFATASEVDAAIASAQRAFQTWKLTPIGARMRIMLKLQALIREHSKRIAVVLSAEQGKTIADAEGDIFRGLEVVEHACSIGTLQMGEFAENVAGGVDTYTLRQPIGVCAGITPFNFPAMIPLWMFPMAIACGNTFVLKPSEQDPLSTLMLVELAMEAGVPPGVLNVVHGGKDVVDALCTHTDIKAVSFVGSTAVGTHVYDLAGRHGKRVQSMMGAKNHAVVLPDANRQQTLNALVGAGFGAAGQRCMATSVVVLVGAAKQWLPDLKALAQQLKVNAGSEAGTDVGPVISKRAKERVLGLIESGIKEGAVLELDGRNVKVPGFEQGNFIGPTLFSGVTTDMQIYTQEIFGPVLVVIEVDTLDQAIALVNANPFGNGTGLFTQSGAAARKFQTEIDVGQVGINIPIPVPVPFFSFTGSRGSKLGDLGPYGKQVVQFYTQTKTVTSRWFDDESVNDGVNTTIHLR